A window of Halovivax gelatinilyticus genomic DNA:
CGAGACGCAGTTCCAGCAGTAGGTGAACGTCGCGTCCGACTCGTTGGGTGCGCCACAGCGCGCACACTCGACGATCTCGCCGTCGATTTCGAACTCGTACTCGGTGTGATCGAAGTCGCTCTCGACGCTTCCGTGCGTCCGGTCGATGGGTGCCCCGTAGCGGACGTTCGAGACGGGACTCTCGGTCAGCGACTGGGGGGCGGGCCGGTCGTCGCCGTCGCGACGAGCGTAGTAGTAATAGAGCGCCAGGTGCAGGAGGGCAAACAGCAGGACGTACGCGATGAGCCAGCCCCAGAGCTCCATACCGTGCCATGGTCTCTCATCCTACTTGGGTATTCGGCGCGTCGTTGCCGGGTGTGGCCGTGTAAGCCCTCATTACGCCCGAATTCGGCCACGCCGGTTGCGTCGGATCGGGCCGGACGGATTCGTCTCACCCACGCCCTTCGTCTCACGCACCCGAAATCGTCGTACGTGTCCGCGACCCGCGTCGGCCGATTCCGTGCCGCGGGGTTCGTTAGCGGCGGTCCGTCGGCGGCGAGCGCTCGCGCTGGAACTCGTCGAACGCGTCGATGTCGTCGGGCAGATCGTACTCGATTCGGCGCGCCTCCTGGCGGTTCTCGCCGCCGGCCTCGAGCGGTTCGGCGACGTCCTCCCAGCCGGGTTTGATCTTGACGCTCTCTGCGGGCGTGCCGACGGCGATGTGGTGGGCGGGAACGTCCCCCTGGACGACCGACCGCGCGCCGACGATGGCGTTCTCGCCGACCGTGCAGCCGGCTCTGACCATCGCGTCGTACGTGACGCGGGCGTCGTCTTCGATGATGGTGTGGTAGTTTCTGACCACGGTCTGGTCGACGACGTCGTGGTCGTGGCTGTAGAGGTGAACGCCGTCGGAGATCGACGCCCGGCTTCCGATCGTGAGCGTGCCGCGGTCGTCTAAGTGGACGTCGTCGTGGATGACGGTGTTGTCCCCCACACGAATGTTGTGGCCGTAGGTGAAACTGATCCCCTTGAAAAAGCGACAGTCGTCGCCACACTCATCGAAGAGGTGTTCGGCGAGCATCTGGCGAAAGCGGAGCGCGAACGCCACGTTGTCGGCGATCGGGAGGCTGTCGAACTGGCGCCAGAGCCACTGGAGGTGTTTCGATCGCCGGAACGCCTCTTCGTCCTTTTCGGCGTAGTACTCGCTCTCCAGGGTCGTGTTACAGGGGTCGTAACTCTGTAACCGGACCCGTTCGGCGGCCGAGACGGGCTCGCCTGCCTGCCACCGATCGTAGGCCTCTCGGTCGCCCGTGAGGTCGATGAGCACGTCTTCGACGACCGAACAGGTCTCTTCGTCGCTCGCGAGTCGGTCGTCGACCTCGGCGATGAAGTCGTCCATCGCCGCCTCGGCTGCAGACGGGAGCGAGACGTGCCGCTTGGTCATACCGGCCTATTGTCGTTCGGGTAAATTAGGAGTTCGGTTACGGAAGATGGCCGTGCGAGACGCACACACGAGCGCCGATATACGACCGTGTTCTCGTTCGTCACCGGCCTCCGCTGGTTATCGACGGGGTGTGATGGCGGTACACCGACCGAATCCGCACGCCTTACGGTGTCTCGCTACGAAGCGAAGTACATGCACTATCGCGAACTTGGCGACTCCGGGGTCGACGTCAGTGAGGTCGGCTTCGGCGCCTGGACCGTCGGCACCGACTGGTGGGGCGACCGCTCCGAGGAAGACGCGATCGAGATGGTCGAGTACGCGATCGACCGGGGCGTCACGTACATCGACACGGGCGACGTCTACGGTCACGGCCGCAGCGAGGAACTGCTCTCGCGAGTCCTCGCGGACCGACGCGACGACGTCACCATCGCGACGAAGATCGGCTACGACTTCTACAACAACCCGCAGGCGGGACACGGCGAACTCCCGAAGGAGATGGACCCCGAGTACCTGCGCGACGCCTTCGAAAAGAGCCTCGAACGGCTCGGCGTCGACTCGATCGACGTCCTCCAGCTGCACAACGCGAACGTCGACGAACTCACCGACGACGTCCTCGAACTGCTCGACGAACTCGAAGAGGAGGGGCTGATCCGCGCGCGCGGGCTCGCGCTCGGTCCGTCGATCGGCTGGCTCGCAGAGGGCGACTTCGCGATCGAAAACGAGTTCGACTCCGTCCAGCTGGTCTGGAACGTCTTAGAACAGGAAGTCGGCACCCACTTCCTCGAGACGATCGAGCGAACCGGTTCGCAGACGAGTCTGATCCCCCGCGTTCCCCACTCCTCGGGTATCTTGAACGAGCAGGTCACCCCCGAGACGGAGCTCGAAGCGGGCGACCACCGCGGCTTCCGTCCCGACGCGTGGTACGAGACGGGCTGGGAGAAACTCGACGCGCTGCGCTTTCTCGAACGAGACGGCGAACGGTCGATGGCCCAGGCCTCGATCGCCTGGCTGCTCAGTCACGACGCCGTCGCCTCGGTCACGCCGACGTTCCGAACGAAAGCCGACGTCGACGAGTGGGCCGGCGCGAGCGACGTCCCGTCGCTATCCGACGACGAGCGCGCCCGCGTCGCCGAGCTGTACGAAGACGACTTCGGCATTGACCGCGACGACGGCATGGACAGCCTGCGGTCGTCGGTCGAGGGCCAGGACATCGCGGACGCCGGACTGGACAAGCTCGCGGCGGACTGAGCGTTCTCCAGCCCGTTCTTCGAGCGCGCATTTTACCGATAACTTGCCTGTGATAACAACCTAGTGTGCCACCACACTACGTATGTGTGTACGAGACCACGTTCACGTATGAGCACAGATCGCGTGGACGCTGAGAGCCGAGTGTCCGGAAACCAGGCGAATATACCGGCCCGCATCCGACGCGAACTGGATATCGACGACGGTGACCAGTTGCGGTGGGAGATCGAAGACTCGGGGACGATACGGGTCGAGGTCGTCCAATTGCGGACCGGGACGTTCACCGATTTCGATGGCTACACGGGTGACGCCGAAACTGACGTGACGGACGAGCACGATTCGTGGGGACTCGATTGAGGTGGCTCGAGCCGTTGTAGACACGTCCGTCCTCTTTGCGGCGGCGTATCGGCGAGACGCCAATCACGCTGGTGCACTCTCACTTCTCCGGGGGTTCGACGGCGGAGACCTGCCGGAAGCCGTCGTGCTGGATTTCGTCCTCGCAGAAACGCTGAACGGGCTCACGACCCACGCCGGTCACGAAAAATCGGTCGATTTTCTGGATCGGATCGAAGAAAACAGCCGGTTTCACGTCGTTTCGCTCACGTCCGACGCGTTCGCAACCGCGAAGTCGCTCTTCAGACGACACGAACCGCTCTCGCTCGTCGACGCGTGCATCGTCGCGTACATGCGAACGAACGACATTTCGTACCTCTACGCCTTCGACGACGATTTCGATCGTGTCGACGGCTGTGTTCGACCGGACGCGGCGACCAACCCGTACGATCCGACGTAATGTATCTTACCGCCGTCCCGTCTTTTCAGTACTCGGCGCGAACTGACGACGGGACCACTCTCCGATAGGCGTCGACTCGGAACGTCCACCGACGACGAATCGAATGCTTGACGTCGACCTGTTGACTCGTTTTCGAAACCCGTGACCATCACGCACGAAAACCGCGACGACGTCGACGCTCGCCTCGACAGACTTCGCGATACCTATGGCGAATTCCCCGTCATCGAGGGTGAAGAAGTCGTCCCGACGGATCGATTCGACCGACTGCACGACCAAGTACGCGACGGCTACACGGGCGGCGGCTTCGCCTGGATCGTCCGCGACCCCGCCGACGCGCCGGAGCTGTCGCCGTCGATGCCGCCGGAGGCCGTCGAAACCGACCCGACCGTCTGTCTCATCCAGCACCGCGGCGGCGAGGACCGGTGGGCCATCCCCGGTGGCGGCCGCGAAGACGACGAGACGTACGAGGAAGCGGCCGTCCGGGAGGTTCGCGAGGAGGTCGGCCTGGAGATCGGACTCGCCGACCCGTTTCTCGCCTACCGGGCGAGTCACGCACCCGACGACGGCCGGGAGATTCGGCTGCACACGCTGTGGGTCTGCTTCGACGCGACGTACGAACGCGGCCGGCTCGAGATTCAACCGGGCGAACTTCGCGGCGCGGCGTGGTTGGTCGATCCGCCGCGACGGCTCGGCCCGTGGAGCCAGTACCGCGGCCGCTCGTGGTGGGCGGCGTACGAGGTTGACGACCCCTGGTGGGAGAGTCGAGAGAGTGGTCCGTACGACGTGGCGACGTGAGGCCCGTCATCGGTCGAACCACTCACTCGTATCGAAGCGCGTCGATCGGATCCGTCCGAGCGGCTTTCCAGGCCGGATACAGCCCCGAGATGACGCCGACCAGAATGCCGACCACGATGGCGAGGACGACGTACTCGACGGGGTAGACCAGCGGGAGGTCGATGTACCAGGCGCCGAGGTAGCCCGTCGCGAGCCCGAGGGCGGTCCCGAGGATCGCGCCGATCACCCCGAGGACGATCGCCTCCGCGAGAAAGAGCCCGAGGACGTGGCGATTCTGCGCGCCGACGGCTTTCATGATGCCGATCTCGCGGGTTCGCTCGGTGACCGAGACGAGCATGATGTTCGCGATGCCGATCGAGCCGACCAGCAGCGAGATGGCGGCGATGCCGACGATGAAGTTCTGCAGCAGATCGAGTACGTCCTGGAGTTGGGCGAGCAACTCCGTGCTCGTCTGTAGGGTTACGGCGAGCCCGCCCGCCTCGAGTAACTCGCTCGCGTCGGAGGCGTCGCTCTCCAGATAGGTCACCGCCCGGTCCCGGGCCCGGTCGACGGCCTCGTCGTCCGCCGACGGCGCCTCGACGACGATCGCGATGTAGCGCGTGCCGCCCGCCGACTCTCCGGCTTCGTCGTCGCCCTCGTCAGTTTCGTCGCTTCCCTCGTCGCCGAAACCGGCCATCGCGGCCCCGACGTCCTCGGTGTAGTAGGGGTCCGTCGGGACGTACACCCGCGGCGACGGACCGAAGCCTTCGAACGGGCTCAGCCCCTCCGACGTGTCCGTGATGCCGACGACGGTGACGGTCGTCTGCGCGCCGCCCTGGAGCGTGATCTGCAGGTCGTCGCCGAGTTCGACGTCGTCGGCGAACGCGCCGGCGACCGCGGGGTTGATGACGGCCTCGCGCTCGCCCGGTTCGAACTGCCGGCCGTCCGCGAGGTCGCCCTCCCGGACGTACGACGGGCCCGTGGCGAAGAGGGCCTCGCCCTGCGGGATCCGCTCGTCCCCGAAGTCGATCGTCTGGGTCGCGATCGGTGCGTAGCCGTAGGCCGCGTCGACGCCGTCGAGTTCGCTCACCTCGGCCAGGTCCCGATCGCTGAACACGGGCTGGGCGCCGGCGAGCGGCCCGCCTTCCGTCTCCGGATCGGCCGCCCAGCCGTAGACGTTGCGCTGGTCGTCGGGACTGATGTCGCCGATGATTCCGGCCTGGAGGCTCGCCCCCAGGGTGACGAACGCGATCACGGCCGCGATGCCGATGATCACGCCGAGCGCTGTCAGCGCCGAGCGGAGCGGGTGGCCACGAATCGACCGCCAGGCCATCCGACCGAACGCGACCGGCTCCATCAGGGCTCACCAGCGTTCGTCTCGTCGCCGGGTTCATCCCGCCGCCCGCTCGGGTCGAGTTCCTCGATCCGCTCGATCTTCCCGTCGAGCAGGTGGACGATCCGCTCGGCTCGCTCGGCGACGTGGCGCTCGTGGGTGACGACGACGATCGTCGCGCCGCTCTCGGAGAACTCGTCGAACAGGTCGAGCACCTCGGCTTCGGTTTCGGTGTCCAGGTTGCCCGAGGGCTCGTCGGCGAGGACGATCGCCGGATCGTTGACGAGCGCCCGCGCGAGCGCCACGCGCTGGCGCTGGCCGCCGGAGAGCTCGCTCGGCTGGTGGTCCATCCGGTCGCCGAGTCCGACCCGGTCGAGGAGGTCCGCCGCTCGGTCCCTGCGGTCGCTTCGCCCGACCCCCTGGAAGAGCTGCGGGAGTTCGACGTTCTCCAGAGCGGTGAGTCGCGGCATCAGGTTGAACGTCTGGAAGACGAAGCCGACCTGCGTTCCCCTAAGCGTCGTTCGCGCCCGATCCGAGAGGTGAGAGACGTCCTCGCCGTCGACGACGATCCGCCCCTCGGTCGGCGTGTCGAGACAGCCGACGAGGTTCATCAGCGTCGACTTTCCCGAGCCGCTCGGGCCCATGATCGCGGTGTACGAGCCGCGCGGAATGTCGAGCGTAACGCCGTCTAACGCGTGGACCGGCTCGGCCAGCTCGTAGGTTCGACGCACGTCCTCGAGCGTGACGGCTGGCTCGGTCGCCATGGCGGTCGGACACCGCCGTGTGCGAAAAAAGATTCGTTTCACTCGTCCTACTGGAGCGCCCGTTCGACCGCCGTCGCCACGTTCTGCGCTTTGTCGGCCAACGGCTCGCTCACGAGTCCGTCGTCGACCGCCGCCGCCAACTCGTCTTCGTCGACGACCGTGACCGTGCCGTCGGGCCAGCGGACCACGTCCACGTAGAGGTCGACGTAGCGAGCCGTCTTCGGAAAGAGCTCGACGGGCGTGCAGACGTTGACGTAGGTCCCCTTCACGTCGTCGTCGGCTGACTTGTACGTCGTCGGGTACCACCATCGCCCCTCGCGCAGCTTCGTGACGGCGACGTCGCCCGACTCCTTCGGAACGTCGAGCCCGTCGTAGCGCCCGCCGGCGCTCATCGTCCGCTCCAGCGTGATGGAGCCGTCGGGGTCCCACTCGGTCACCTCGCCGGTGCCGAGGGTGATGCATCGACCGTCGGGCTTGCCGTGGCCGAGAGTGAGCCGGTCGCCTGCGACGGGACCGAACTGGCGACTCACGGCCTCGAACGGGAAGTCGCCGTCGCCGGGTCGGTCACGAGCCTCGCTCCCACAGACCGCCTCGACGAAGTCGACGGCCGCGCTGGCCGACCGGTCGGCCGCCTTCGTCCGGTGGTGGCCGACCATGGTCGTCTCGACCGCACGACGGGCGTCGTCCAGGGAGATCCGCGACTCGCGGCCGAACCAGTGCCAGTCGGTCGAATTCGGGGCGTACACCCGCCCCGGTTCGTCGCCCGGCGCCTCCGCTTCGGCGAGGGCGGCGTCGATCTCGGTTGCCCGGTCGATCGCCCCTTCCAGCGCCCGCCCCATCGCCTCGATGTCGGCGTCGGCGGCCGATCGCTCCCAGCGCAGGCCCCAGCCGTCGGGGACCTCGGCCGAGAGCAGGTCGGTCAGGCCGACGAGTTCGGAGCCGCGTTCACCTGACGTGGCCGCCGTCACGCCGCTCGCTCCGCGGGTGAGCGTACAGAGCCCGCCGCCGACTGCGACCTCCGGCTCGACGCGCGGGCGGTCGTCGTCCCACGGCGGCGCGGGTTCGGTCACGCACACTCGATAGGTGTCGCCGGCGTCGACGTAGCCGTCGACGGCGTCGTATGGCAGGTAGCCCCGCTCGCCGTCGCCGAGGTCGACGACCGCGCCGCTGCCACCGTCGGCGTCGCGGACGACGGCGTCGAAGACGGCCCCGCGGGACGTTGCCGGCCAGCGGAAGGCGTCGATCGCGAGATCGGAGAGCGTCTCGGCCACCGACTCGACCGCGGCCGGCTCGCCCGAGCACTCGATCCCCCGGCGGTCCCTGCTCGTTTCGATTCGCACGTCGGCCGGGGCCGCCTCGAAGTCGGCGTCGAATCGTCGACAGATCGGGTCTGACGCCTGGACGACCGCGTGTCCGTCGTCGGTCAACAGCTGCGTAAGCGCGGTCGCGTAGATGCCTCGAACCCGGACGCGACGTGTCGTCTCATCCTCTCCCGTCTGCGATGTGTCGCGCTCTCCCATCGTTACCGGAGCGTCTCCCGATCGAGCGCAAAGCGGACCCGGTCGTGAATCGGCGGTCCGAGCGAGAGTTCGACGTACGACTCGCCGAGGATTCGCCCGTCAGAGACGTAACAACCCCAGCTATCGAACCGGAGCCAGCCGCGCATCTCGGCGCCGTGGGTCGTCAGGTCGAGCGATCGAACGGCGTGTTCGGGGTAGGGCTCTCGCGAGTGGGCCATATCGAGGTCGGAGTAGACCGCCGCTGCCCCCTCGAAGAACGACTCGAGCGCCGACGCGTCCTCGGTGACGGCCTCGACGACGGCGTCCGAGGCCGCCCGGAGGTCGTCGCGGTCGAGCC
This region includes:
- a CDS encoding DUF7577 domain-containing protein, encoding MELWGWLIAYVLLFALLHLALYYYYARRDGDDRPAPQSLTESPVSNVRYGAPIDRTHGSVESDFDHTEYEFEIDGEIVECARCGAPNESDATFTYCWNCVSTLG
- a CDS encoding acyltransferase; the protein is MTKRHVSLPSAAEAAMDDFIAEVDDRLASDEETCSVVEDVLIDLTGDREAYDRWQAGEPVSAAERVRLQSYDPCNTTLESEYYAEKDEEAFRRSKHLQWLWRQFDSLPIADNVAFALRFRQMLAEHLFDECGDDCRFFKGISFTYGHNIRVGDNTVIHDDVHLDDRGTLTIGSRASISDGVHLYSHDHDVVDQTVVRNYHTIIEDDARVTYDAMVRAGCTVGENAIVGARSVVQGDVPAHHIAVGTPAESVKIKPGWEDVAEPLEAGGENRQEARRIEYDLPDDIDAFDEFQRERSPPTDRR
- a CDS encoding aldo/keto reductase, encoding MHYRELGDSGVDVSEVGFGAWTVGTDWWGDRSEEDAIEMVEYAIDRGVTYIDTGDVYGHGRSEELLSRVLADRRDDVTIATKIGYDFYNNPQAGHGELPKEMDPEYLRDAFEKSLERLGVDSIDVLQLHNANVDELTDDVLELLDELEEEGLIRARGLALGPSIGWLAEGDFAIENEFDSVQLVWNVLEQEVGTHFLETIERTGSQTSLIPRVPHSSGILNEQVTPETELEAGDHRGFRPDAWYETGWEKLDALRFLERDGERSMAQASIAWLLSHDAVASVTPTFRTKADVDEWAGASDVPSLSDDERARVAELYEDDFGIDRDDGMDSLRSSVEGQDIADAGLDKLAAD
- a CDS encoding AbrB/MazE/SpoVT family DNA-binding domain-containing protein, coding for MSTDRVDAESRVSGNQANIPARIRRELDIDDGDQLRWEIEDSGTIRVEVVQLRTGTFTDFDGYTGDAETDVTDEHDSWGLD
- a CDS encoding type II toxin-antitoxin system VapC family toxin, producing MARAVVDTSVLFAAAYRRDANHAGALSLLRGFDGGDLPEAVVLDFVLAETLNGLTTHAGHEKSVDFLDRIEENSRFHVVSLTSDAFATAKSLFRRHEPLSLVDACIVAYMRTNDISYLYAFDDDFDRVDGCVRPDAATNPYDPT
- a CDS encoding NUDIX hydrolase, which codes for MTITHENRDDVDARLDRLRDTYGEFPVIEGEEVVPTDRFDRLHDQVRDGYTGGGFAWIVRDPADAPELSPSMPPEAVETDPTVCLIQHRGGEDRWAIPGGGREDDETYEEAAVREVREEVGLEIGLADPFLAYRASHAPDDGREIRLHTLWVCFDATYERGRLEIQPGELRGAAWLVDPPRRLGPWSQYRGRSWWAAYEVDDPWWESRESGPYDVAT
- a CDS encoding ABC transporter permease: MEPVAFGRMAWRSIRGHPLRSALTALGVIIGIAAVIAFVTLGASLQAGIIGDISPDDQRNVYGWAADPETEGGPLAGAQPVFSDRDLAEVSELDGVDAAYGYAPIATQTIDFGDERIPQGEALFATGPSYVREGDLADGRQFEPGEREAVINPAVAGAFADDVELGDDLQITLQGGAQTTVTVVGITDTSEGLSPFEGFGPSPRVYVPTDPYYTEDVGAAMAGFGDEGSDETDEGDDEAGESAGGTRYIAIVVEAPSADDEAVDRARDRAVTYLESDASDASELLEAGGLAVTLQTSTELLAQLQDVLDLLQNFIVGIAAISLLVGSIGIANIMLVSVTERTREIGIMKAVGAQNRHVLGLFLAEAIVLGVIGAILGTALGLATGYLGAWYIDLPLVYPVEYVVLAIVVGILVGVISGLYPAWKAARTDPIDALRYE
- a CDS encoding ABC transporter ATP-binding protein — protein: MATEPAVTLEDVRRTYELAEPVHALDGVTLDIPRGSYTAIMGPSGSGKSTLMNLVGCLDTPTEGRIVVDGEDVSHLSDRARTTLRGTQVGFVFQTFNLMPRLTALENVELPQLFQGVGRSDRRDRAADLLDRVGLGDRMDHQPSELSGGQRQRVALARALVNDPAIVLADEPSGNLDTETEAEVLDLFDEFSESGATIVVVTHERHVAERAERIVHLLDGKIERIEELDPSGRRDEPGDETNAGEP
- a CDS encoding DUF402 domain-containing protein gives rise to the protein MGERDTSQTGEDETTRRVRVRGIYATALTQLLTDDGHAVVQASDPICRRFDADFEAAPADVRIETSRDRRGIECSGEPAAVESVAETLSDLAIDAFRWPATSRGAVFDAVVRDADGGSGAVVDLGDGERGYLPYDAVDGYVDAGDTYRVCVTEPAPPWDDDRPRVEPEVAVGGGLCTLTRGASGVTAATSGERGSELVGLTDLLSAEVPDGWGLRWERSAADADIEAMGRALEGAIDRATEIDAALAEAEAPGDEPGRVYAPNSTDWHWFGRESRISLDDARRAVETTMVGHHRTKAADRSASAAVDFVEAVCGSEARDRPGDGDFPFEAVSRQFGPVAGDRLTLGHGKPDGRCITLGTGEVTEWDPDGSITLERTMSAGGRYDGLDVPKESGDVAVTKLREGRWWYPTTYKSADDDVKGTYVNVCTPVELFPKTARYVDLYVDVVRWPDGTVTVVDEDELAAAVDDGLVSEPLADKAQNVATAVERALQ
- a CDS encoding DUF7532 family protein; translated protein: MHFDQRTQAALRSVGLDRDDLRAASDAVVEAVTEDASALESFFEGAAAVYSDLDMAHSREPYPEHAVRSLDLTTHGAEMRGWLRFDSWGCYVSDGRILGESYVELSLGPPIHDRVRFALDRETLR